The Anopheles coluzzii chromosome 2, AcolN3, whole genome shotgun sequence genome window below encodes:
- the LOC120952394 gene encoding vigilin, whose translation MEDSTNAMGMMDQQQHGGAAGYENNGPAPAPTPCYDDLFPALPESEPPRFNSTLSPATQNMRVGSSVVTQVFIVASGERKYDSDKFGEGESLRTCQAIMKETNAHIEISSGKDQSLTFLVTGKVQEVMEARRKILVHFQTQASKTINIPREHHRWILGKKGERLRELERTTATKINVPRISDESDAITITGTKEGIEKAEHEIRTMSDEQSRKAFERFNVPKIYHPFVLGAYGENLQKMMEETGAKINVPPQSVQKDEIIITGEKEGVLAAKARIEAIYKEMEKKCTSVAVEVVRAQHKYVYGPRGSTIQEILQTTGVSVEMPSSDSPSDTITLRGPQDKLGNALNVVYQKAHSIRTDLLECPQWIHKYIIGREGGHIKEFSAQHPNVHVEFSEDKIKIDGPPEQVTIAAEELQKMVADLTGRLTFAEMVVDPVHCKHIIGKAGSNINRMKEEYDVQINIDEKSAMPIRIEGPAEGVAKAQQELLEKIAKWENEKEESIIIDHRLFKTIIGAKGETIREIRDKHNQVQIVFPGPNDKSDIVKIRGSKEDVDRCHKYLTQYVKELQKNSFVMEVPVFKQFLKYIIGKGGANIKKIRDETQTKIDLPSESDTNELIVITGKKENVKAACDRIQKIQNEMANIISEEVQIPAKHHISLIGTGGMLINSIMEECGGVSIKFPNSDLKSDKVVIRGPKEDVERAKQQLLELASEKELSSYSVQIRAKPQHHKFLIGKNGASIKKIRDKTGARVIFPNVNDQDNEAITIIGKKEHVEEAKTELEAIIKNIDNIVEDEISVQPKFHKHFISNRGKVLRRIEEECGGMSISFPRMDRDDRNDRVKLKGPKDCIEAAKQRMNEIVQELESMVTIEVYIPARHHRIMMRRGGSKVQAITSEFGVNIRFPERVLDTAVPVAVNDPSQQQQQNGNGEAAAEGDENASAAAAATTDGGEVVNGGGAAGEQTTPAEPVQRASDLVRISGNKEKCEQAKEALLALVPLTEEINVPCDLHRSLIGQKGRDVKELMNTYDVHIEMSPQDKKLDIIKVTGTKAAIDEAKVAIAERIKLLEADRKDRELRSFEVKLEVDPVYHQKIIGRRGVVINKIRANHDVQITFPKQDDPQNSIITIQGYEEKALAARDEILAMVDTLSSVYKEEIHIDERVHRRFIGFRGKRLREIKEQFGVDITFPRMEDADKSLVTLAGTPDNVESCRDYLLNLEEEFLQDVSAAPTQPTSFSQIMEDTMAQQQSNKQGFVVSGAPWERKAPNTLSLEDFPDFGPGGAPAAAAAATSNADANATQQPPINSAWNAKH comes from the exons ATGGAGGATTCGACGAACGCAATGGGCATGatggaccagcagcagcacggtggGGCGGCAGGCTACGAGAACAACGGGCCGGCGCCGGCCCCGACACCCTGCTACGACGATCTGTTCCCGGCGCTGCCGGAGAGTGAGCCGCCGCGCTTCAACAGCACGCTGTCGCCGGCCACGCAGAACATGCGCGTCGGCAGCTCGGTCGTGACGCAGGTGTTCATCGTCGCGTCCGGCGAGCGCAAGTACGACTCGGACAAGTTCGGCGAGGGCGAGTCGCTGCGCACCTGCCAGGCGATCATGAAGGAAACGAACGCACACATCGAGATCTCGAGCGGCAAGGACCAGTCGCTGACGTTCCTGGTGACCGGCAAGGTGCAGGAGGTGATGGAGGCGCGCCGCAAGATTCTGGTCCACTTCCAGACGCAGGCGAGCAAGACGATCAACATCCCGCGCGAGCACCACCGCTGGATTCTGGGCAAGAAGGGCGAGCGACTGCGCGAGCTGGAGCGCACGACCGCGACCAAGATCAATGTGCCGCGCATCAGCGACGAGTCGGACGCGATCACGATCACCGGCACCAAGGAGGGCATCGAGAAGGCGGAGCACGAGATCCGCACGATGTCGGACGAGCAGTCGCGCAAGGCGTTCGAGCGGTTCAACGTGCCGAAGATCTACCACCCGTTCGTGCTCGGTGCGTACGGCGAGAATCTGCAGAAGATGATGGAGGAGACGGGCGCCAAGATCAACGTGCCGCCGCAGTCGGTCCAGAAGGACGAGATCATCATCACCGGCGAGAAGGAGGGTGTGCTGGCGGCGAAGGCGCGCATCGAAGCCATCTACAAGGAGATGGAGAAGAAGTGCACCTCGGTCGCGGTGGAGGTGGTGCGGGCGCAGCACAAGTACGTGTACGGTCCGCGCGGCTCCACCATCCAGGAGATCCTGCAGACGACGGGCGTGTCGGTGGAGATGCCGTCGAGCGATTCGCCGAGCGACACGATCACGCTGCGCGGCCCGCAGGACAAGCTGGGCAACGCGCTGAACGTGGTGTACCAGAAGGCGCACTCGATCCGCACCGATCTGCTGGAGTGCCCGCAGTGGATCCACAAGTACATCATTGGGCGGGAGGGCGGCCACATCAAGGAGTTCTCCGCCCAGCACCCGAACGTGCACGTTGAGTTCAGCGAGGACAAGATCAAGATCGACGGGCCGCCGGAGCAGGTGACGATCGCGGCCGAGGAGCTGCAGAAGATGGTGGCCGACCTGACCGGGCGGCTGACGTTCGCGGAGATGGTGGTCGACCCGGTGCACTGCAAGCACATCATCGGCAAGGCCGGCTCGAACATCAACCGCATGAAGGAGGAGTACGACGTGCAGATCAACATCGACGAGAAGAGCGCCATGCCGATCCGCATCGAGGGGCCGGCCGAGGGCGTGGCCAAGGCGCAGCAGGAGCTGCTGGAGAAGATCGCCAAGTGGGAGAACGAGAAGGAGGAGTCGATCATCATCGACCACCGGCTGTTCAAGACGATCATTGGCGCGAAGGGCGAAACGATACGCGAGATCCGCGACAAGCACAACCAGGTGCAGATCGTGTTCCCCGGGCCAAACGACAAGTCGGACATCGTGAAGATCCGCGGCTCGAAGGAGGACGTCGACCGGTGCCACAAGTATCTGACGCAGTACGTGAAGGAGCTGCAGAAGAACTCGTTCGTGATGGAGGTGCCGGTGTTCAAGCAGTTCCTCAAGTACATCATCGGCAAGGGCGGCGCGAACATCAAGAAGATCCGGGACGAGACGCAGACCAAGATCGATCTGCCGTCCGAGAGCGACACGAACGAGCTGATCGTGATCACGGGCAAGAAGGAGAACGTGAAGGCGGCCTGCGACCGCATCCAGAAGATCCAGAACGAGATGGCGAACATCATCTCGGAGGAGGTGCAGATCCCGGCGAAGCACCACATCTCGCTGATCGGTACCGGCGGCATGCTGATCAACTCGATCATGGAGGAGTGCGGCGGCGTGTCGATCAAGTTCCCGAACTCGGACCTGAAGAGCGACAAGGTTGTGATCCGCGGCCCGAAGGAGGACGTCGAGCGGgcgaagcagcagctgctcgaaCTGGCGAGCGAGAAGGAGCTGTCCTCGTACTCGGTGCAGATCCGGGCCAAGCCGCAGCATCACAAGTTCCTGATCGGCAAGAACGGTGCTTCCATCAAGAAGATTCGCGACAAGACCGGTGCACGCGTCATCTTCCCAA ATGTCAACGATCAGGATAACGAGGCGATCACGATCATCGGCAAGAAGGAGCACGTGGAGGAAGCTAAGACCGAGCTGGAAGCGATCATCAAGAACATCGACAACATCGTCGAGGACGAGATCAGCGTGCAGCCCAAGTTCCACAAGCACTTCATCTCGAACCGGGGCAAGGTGCTGCGGCGCATCGAGGAGGAGTGCGGCGGCATGTCCATCTCGTTCCCGCGCATGGACCGCGACGACCGGAACGATCGCGTCAAGCTGAAGGGCCCGAAGGACTGCATCGAGGCGGCCAAGCAGCGCATGAACGAGATCGTGCAGGAGCTCGAGTCGATGGTGACGATCGAGGTGTACATTCCCGCCCGCCACCATCGCATCATGATGCGCCGGGGCGGCTCCAAGGTGCAGGCCATCACGTCCGAGTTTGGCGTGAACATCCGGTTCCCGGAGCGCGTGCTGGACACGGCCGTGCCAGTCGCCGTCAACGATCcgtcccagcagcagcagcagaacggcAATGGTGAAGCAGCGGCCGAGGGTGATGAAAATGCTTCGGCGGCAGCTGCTGCAACCACTGATGGTGGTGAGGTAGtgaacggtggtggtgccgcGGGCGAACAGACAACGCCCGCCGAGCCGGTCCAGCGCGCTTCCGATCTGGTGCGCATCAGCGGCAACAAGGAAAAGTGCGAACAGGCGAAGGAGGCGCTCCTTGCGCTCGTGCCGCTGACGGAGGAGATTAACGTGCCGTGCGATCTGCACCGTTCGCTGATCGGCCAGAAGGGCCGTGACGTGAAGGAGCTGATGAACACGTACGATGTGCATATCGAGATGTCGCCGCAGGACAAGAAGCTGGACATCATCAAGGTGACCGGCACGAAGGCGGCCATCGACGAGGCGAAGGTGGCGATCGCGGAGCGCATCAAGCTGCTCGAGGCCGACCGGAAGGATCGCGAGCTGCGCTCGTTCGAGGTGAAGCTGGAGGTGGACCCGGTCTACCATCAGAAGATCATCGGTCGCCGCGGCGTGGTGATCAACAAGATCCGCGCCAACCACGACGTGCAGATCACCTTCCCGAAGCAGGACGACCCGCAGAACAGCATCATCACGATCCAGGGGTACGAGGAGAAGGCGCTGGCGGCGCGGGACGAAATCCTGGCGATGGTCGACACGCTCAGCTCGGTGTACAAGGAGGAGATCCACATCGACGAGCGCGTGCACCGCCGCTTCATCGGCTTCCGGGGCAAGCGGCTGCGCGAGATTAAGGAACAGTTCGGCGTGGACATTACCTTCCCGCGCATGGAGGACGCCGACAAGTCGCTGGTCACGCTGGCCGGCACGCCGGACAACGTGGAATCCTGCCGCGACTATCTGCTCAACCTGGAGGAGGAGTTCCTGCAGGACGTGTCGGCCGCCCCGACCCAGCCGACCTCGTTCTCGCAGATCATGGAGGACACGATGGCCCAGCAGCAGTCCAACAAGCAGGGCTTCGTCGTCAGCGGCGCACCGTGGGAGCGCAAGGCACCGAACACGCTGTCCCTGGAGGACTTCCCGGACTTTGGGCCGGGCGGTGCaccggcggccgccgccgccgccacctcGAACGCGGACGCGAACGCCACGCAGCAGCCGCCGATCAACTCCGCCTGGAATGCTAAGcattaa
- the LOC120952485 gene encoding trichohyalin-like isoform X1, with translation MGKDSVREKDLPGMAAAATATSGGRRSGRPVSASPYSEHYRPPIDLCQRHLINHRLLVSKLTRRELEDKYLSLCDENYTIKKRFLEQEELIKRLKTKLSRLSNESNQRSKSRLDMASSEHYSRLHDLELQRRELHEKLEALRRATSNDGRMRENSVCKARQSAPASSQRRSKSARPAKETAGGRRECKSTSPSADGYDEREERLRHRLTRQAGGKGRTSTDDRTEDDEEEEEEEEEEESHAVAAARRSSHRKSYGADDEEEEEEEEDEDSDDKDVRETLDEDRDVLSGGGSEELNESERDSPASGAAGGAKSISKGRRHAAKSKGRQAAGAHCPDCERHRAEQVTRETDLVKMKLNIKYLHKELQNEKEKSTLLARQLEEKLSYEIMKRNAAENLEILNLNRQVEDLAKELQRQVDEQKRSMEHELRKQGDLEAQIRKEKDKNASLFEECERLKKNIEKLKENMSEVEIERDFLKRQQENFTKIVDENKLLKYQLDELRKHNEELLRQIDTLREEELVTKESQRELLEKLKTLQQDNDTLSVMLEGLRTENVLLAEERTQLEQSLKSLEASPIKEVRPVSPAPVVTVSASVQTEQLVREQEPLPAKEPKVFLREPSAIERRVPPQELVSGPAIEPRAPLSRRSSVVARMSRDRHVYESAEAAQQIFRQVSVSQMIPKLSHIMNNRIDEPAKVNNVELLIANRFPESLEKSFREDERFHKLQTATRRRNRELDSISSGASDRRRISFLDAGSSSETVSKGGDHTVKQNYARYFDIQRLPSMWHRIAENPMSISPTTTTPTVNSQDDNDGGTTSDLLTIEIRSVRWNQLGIERLLASSVLFYYVEFTFLDLYGHLLETPLPAKLITEDGEVRQNHNFNFRVAVELGTTLHAERRAVLKKMLRPDGNDAVRFVVVNENRASGQHACEDIGYASVKLRNELQQHPGDGSEELAIDVPIYDFFHEHDELGMLRIVLDNVKLLQVLMGNES, from the exons atgGGCAAAGATTCGGTGCGCGAGAAGGACCTCCCGGGGATGGCGgcggccgccaccgccactaGTGGCGGCCGACGGTCGGGCCGTCCCGTCAGTGCGTCGCCGTACTCGGAGCACTATCGACCGCCGATCGATCTCTGCCAGCGGCACCTGATCAACCACCGGCTGCTGGTGTCGAAGCTGACGCGCCGAGAGCTGGAGGACAAGTATCTCAGCCTGTGCGACGAGAACTACACCATCAAGAAGCGGTTCCTGGAGCAGGAGGAGCTGATCAAGCGGCTGAAGACGAAGCTGTCCCGGCTGTCGAACGAAAGCAACCAGCGGTCCAAGTCGCGCCTCGATATGGCCTCCAGCGAGCATTACAG CAGACTGCACGATCTGGAGCTGCAGCGGCGCGAGCTGCACGAAAAGCTGGAAGCCCTGCGTCGTGCCACCTCGAACGATGGGCGTATGCGGGAGAACTCCGTTTGCAAAGCACGGCAAAGTGCACCGGCCAGCAGTCAGCGCCGTTCGAAGAGTGCCCGTCCGGCCAAAGAGACGGCCGGTGGGCGGCGGGAATGCAAATCCACATCCCCGTCGGCCGATGGTTACGATGAGCGGGAGGAACGGCTGCGCCATCGATTAACGCGACAAGCTGGCGGCAAGGGCCGTACCAGCACAGACGACCGGACCGAGGatgacgaggaggaggaagaggaggaggaggaggaggagagtcATGCCGTCGCTGCGGCACGCCGCTCCAGTCACCGGAAGTCGTACGGTGCGGACgatgaggaagaggaggaggaggaagaggacgaAGATTCCGATGACAAGGATGTGCGGGAGACGCTGGACGAAGATCGGGACGTGCTGTCCGGCGGTGGCAGTGAGGAGCTAAACGAAAGCGAACGAGATTCACCGGCAAGTGGGGCAGCAGGCGGCGCAAAGTCCATCAGCAAAGGCCGTCGCCATGCGGCCAAATCGAAGGGTCGGCAGGCGGCGGGCGCCCACTGTCCGGACTGTGAGCGGCATCGGGCGGAGCAGGTGACGCGCGAAACTGACCTCGTCAAAATGAAGCTCAACATCAAGTATCTGCACAAG GAGCTACAAAACGAGAAGGAAAAGAGTACGCTGCTCGCCCGCCAGCTGGAGGAGAAGCTGTCGTACGAAATTATGAAGCGCAACGCGGCGGAGAACCTGGAAATACTGAACCTCAACAGGCAGGTGGAGGACCTCGCGAAGGAGCTGCAGCGCCAGGTGGACGAGCAGAAGCGCTCGATGGAGCACGAGCTGCGGAAGCAAG GTGATCTAGAGGCGCAGATACGCAAAGAGAAGGACAAAAATGCTTCCCTGTTCGAGGAGTGCGAACGGCTGAAGAAGAACATTGAGAAGCTCAAAGAGAACATGTCTGAAGTGGAG ATCGAGCGTGACTTTCTGAAGCGGCAGCAGGAAAACTTTACCAAAATCGTGGACGAAAACAAGCTGCTCAAGTACCAGCTGGACGAGCTGCGGAAGCACAACGAGGAGCTGCTGCGCCAGATCGACACGCTGCGGGAGGAGGAGCTCGTCACGAAGGAGTCCCAGCGGGAGCTGCTGGAGAAGTTGAAAACGCTCCAGCAGGACAACGACACGCTGTCGGTGATGCTGGAGGGGCTGCGGACGGAGAATGTGCTGCTGGCGGAGGAGCGAACGCAGCTAGAGCAGAGTCTGAAGAGTCTGGAAG cGTCTCCCATCAAGGAAGTGCGACCCGTGTCACCG GCACCCGTTGTTACCGTGAGTGCATCGGTACAGACCGAACAGTTGGTCCGTGAGCAAGAACCTCTTCCTGCGAAGGAGCCGAAAGTGTTCCTCCGAGAACCATCGGCCATCGAGCGAAGGGTACCACCACAGGAGCTTGTTTCGGGACCAGCGATCGAACCGAGAGCTCCGCTATCCAGACGCTCCTCTGTGGTGGCCAGGATGAGCCGGGATAGGCACGTGTACGAGTCGGCAGAAGCGGCTCAGCAAATATTTCGTCAGGTCAGCGTCAGCCAGATGATACCGAAGCTGTCGCATATCATGAACAATCGCATCGACGAACCGGCGAAGGTGAACAATGTGGAGCTGCTGATTGCAAACCGCTTTCCCGAGTCGTTGGAG AAATCGTTCCGCGAGGATGAGCGATTTCATAAGCTGCAAACTGCAACGCGCCGAAGAAACAGGGAACTTGACTCCATATCGTCGGGCGCGTCGGATAGACGTAGAATTTCCTTCCTAGATGCGGGCAGCTCTAGTGAGACTGTATCAAAAG GTGGCGATCACACGGTGAAACAAAACTATGCCCGCTACTTTGACATTCAACGGCTTCCGTCCATGTGGCACCGGATTGCCGAGAACCCGATGTCAATATCACCGACCACCACGACGCCCACAGTTAATTCACAAGACGATAACGATGGTGGCACCACCTCCGATCTACTAACGATCGAGATACGCTCCGTGCGATGGAACCAACTGGGCATCGAACGGCTGCTAGCCTCCAGCGTACTGTTCTACTACGTCGAGTTTACCTTTCTCGATCTGTACGGCCATCTGCTGGAAACACCGCTCCCGGCCAAACTCATCACCGAAGACGGCGAAGTGCGGCAGAACCATAACTTCAACTTTCGAGTGGCGGTCGAACTGGGCACAACGCTGCACGCAGAACGTCGCGCAGTGCTGAAGAAAATGCTTCGCCCGGACGGTAACGATGCGGTACGGTTTGTAGTGGTGAACGAGAATCGTGCCTCCGGTCAGCACGCCTGCGAAGATATTGGATACGCTTCCGTCAAGCTGCGGAATGAGTTGCAGCAGCACCCCGGCGACGGTTCGGAGGAACTGGCGATCGATGTACCGATTTATGACTTTTTCCACGAGCATGACGAGCTGGGCATGTTGCGGATTGTGCTCGACAATGTGAAATTGCTCCAAGTGCTGATGGGTAATGAATCGTGA
- the LOC120952485 gene encoding trichohyalin-like isoform X2, protein MGKDSVREKDLPGMAAAATATSGGRRSGRPVSASPYSEHYRPPIDLCQRHLINHRLLVSKLTRRELEDKYLSLCDENYTIKKRFLEQEELIKRLKTKLSRLSNESNQRSKSRLDMASSEHYRLHDLELQRRELHEKLEALRRATSNDGRMRENSVCKARQSAPASSQRRSKSARPAKETAGGRRECKSTSPSADGYDEREERLRHRLTRQAGGKGRTSTDDRTEDDEEEEEEEEEEESHAVAAARRSSHRKSYGADDEEEEEEEEDEDSDDKDVRETLDEDRDVLSGGGSEELNESERDSPASGAAGGAKSISKGRRHAAKSKGRQAAGAHCPDCERHRAEQVTRETDLVKMKLNIKYLHKELQNEKEKSTLLARQLEEKLSYEIMKRNAAENLEILNLNRQVEDLAKELQRQVDEQKRSMEHELRKQGDLEAQIRKEKDKNASLFEECERLKKNIEKLKENMSEVEIERDFLKRQQENFTKIVDENKLLKYQLDELRKHNEELLRQIDTLREEELVTKESQRELLEKLKTLQQDNDTLSVMLEGLRTENVLLAEERTQLEQSLKSLEASPIKEVRPVSPAPVVTVSASVQTEQLVREQEPLPAKEPKVFLREPSAIERRVPPQELVSGPAIEPRAPLSRRSSVVARMSRDRHVYESAEAAQQIFRQVSVSQMIPKLSHIMNNRIDEPAKVNNVELLIANRFPESLEKSFREDERFHKLQTATRRRNRELDSISSGASDRRRISFLDAGSSSETVSKGGDHTVKQNYARYFDIQRLPSMWHRIAENPMSISPTTTTPTVNSQDDNDGGTTSDLLTIEIRSVRWNQLGIERLLASSVLFYYVEFTFLDLYGHLLETPLPAKLITEDGEVRQNHNFNFRVAVELGTTLHAERRAVLKKMLRPDGNDAVRFVVVNENRASGQHACEDIGYASVKLRNELQQHPGDGSEELAIDVPIYDFFHEHDELGMLRIVLDNVKLLQVLMGNES, encoded by the exons atgGGCAAAGATTCGGTGCGCGAGAAGGACCTCCCGGGGATGGCGgcggccgccaccgccactaGTGGCGGCCGACGGTCGGGCCGTCCCGTCAGTGCGTCGCCGTACTCGGAGCACTATCGACCGCCGATCGATCTCTGCCAGCGGCACCTGATCAACCACCGGCTGCTGGTGTCGAAGCTGACGCGCCGAGAGCTGGAGGACAAGTATCTCAGCCTGTGCGACGAGAACTACACCATCAAGAAGCGGTTCCTGGAGCAGGAGGAGCTGATCAAGCGGCTGAAGACGAAGCTGTCCCGGCTGTCGAACGAAAGCAACCAGCGGTCCAAGTCGCGCCTCGATATGGCCTCCAGCGAGCATTACAG ACTGCACGATCTGGAGCTGCAGCGGCGCGAGCTGCACGAAAAGCTGGAAGCCCTGCGTCGTGCCACCTCGAACGATGGGCGTATGCGGGAGAACTCCGTTTGCAAAGCACGGCAAAGTGCACCGGCCAGCAGTCAGCGCCGTTCGAAGAGTGCCCGTCCGGCCAAAGAGACGGCCGGTGGGCGGCGGGAATGCAAATCCACATCCCCGTCGGCCGATGGTTACGATGAGCGGGAGGAACGGCTGCGCCATCGATTAACGCGACAAGCTGGCGGCAAGGGCCGTACCAGCACAGACGACCGGACCGAGGatgacgaggaggaggaagaggaggaggaggaggaggagagtcATGCCGTCGCTGCGGCACGCCGCTCCAGTCACCGGAAGTCGTACGGTGCGGACgatgaggaagaggaggaggaggaagaggacgaAGATTCCGATGACAAGGATGTGCGGGAGACGCTGGACGAAGATCGGGACGTGCTGTCCGGCGGTGGCAGTGAGGAGCTAAACGAAAGCGAACGAGATTCACCGGCAAGTGGGGCAGCAGGCGGCGCAAAGTCCATCAGCAAAGGCCGTCGCCATGCGGCCAAATCGAAGGGTCGGCAGGCGGCGGGCGCCCACTGTCCGGACTGTGAGCGGCATCGGGCGGAGCAGGTGACGCGCGAAACTGACCTCGTCAAAATGAAGCTCAACATCAAGTATCTGCACAAG GAGCTACAAAACGAGAAGGAAAAGAGTACGCTGCTCGCCCGCCAGCTGGAGGAGAAGCTGTCGTACGAAATTATGAAGCGCAACGCGGCGGAGAACCTGGAAATACTGAACCTCAACAGGCAGGTGGAGGACCTCGCGAAGGAGCTGCAGCGCCAGGTGGACGAGCAGAAGCGCTCGATGGAGCACGAGCTGCGGAAGCAAG GTGATCTAGAGGCGCAGATACGCAAAGAGAAGGACAAAAATGCTTCCCTGTTCGAGGAGTGCGAACGGCTGAAGAAGAACATTGAGAAGCTCAAAGAGAACATGTCTGAAGTGGAG ATCGAGCGTGACTTTCTGAAGCGGCAGCAGGAAAACTTTACCAAAATCGTGGACGAAAACAAGCTGCTCAAGTACCAGCTGGACGAGCTGCGGAAGCACAACGAGGAGCTGCTGCGCCAGATCGACACGCTGCGGGAGGAGGAGCTCGTCACGAAGGAGTCCCAGCGGGAGCTGCTGGAGAAGTTGAAAACGCTCCAGCAGGACAACGACACGCTGTCGGTGATGCTGGAGGGGCTGCGGACGGAGAATGTGCTGCTGGCGGAGGAGCGAACGCAGCTAGAGCAGAGTCTGAAGAGTCTGGAAG cGTCTCCCATCAAGGAAGTGCGACCCGTGTCACCG GCACCCGTTGTTACCGTGAGTGCATCGGTACAGACCGAACAGTTGGTCCGTGAGCAAGAACCTCTTCCTGCGAAGGAGCCGAAAGTGTTCCTCCGAGAACCATCGGCCATCGAGCGAAGGGTACCACCACAGGAGCTTGTTTCGGGACCAGCGATCGAACCGAGAGCTCCGCTATCCAGACGCTCCTCTGTGGTGGCCAGGATGAGCCGGGATAGGCACGTGTACGAGTCGGCAGAAGCGGCTCAGCAAATATTTCGTCAGGTCAGCGTCAGCCAGATGATACCGAAGCTGTCGCATATCATGAACAATCGCATCGACGAACCGGCGAAGGTGAACAATGTGGAGCTGCTGATTGCAAACCGCTTTCCCGAGTCGTTGGAG AAATCGTTCCGCGAGGATGAGCGATTTCATAAGCTGCAAACTGCAACGCGCCGAAGAAACAGGGAACTTGACTCCATATCGTCGGGCGCGTCGGATAGACGTAGAATTTCCTTCCTAGATGCGGGCAGCTCTAGTGAGACTGTATCAAAAG GTGGCGATCACACGGTGAAACAAAACTATGCCCGCTACTTTGACATTCAACGGCTTCCGTCCATGTGGCACCGGATTGCCGAGAACCCGATGTCAATATCACCGACCACCACGACGCCCACAGTTAATTCACAAGACGATAACGATGGTGGCACCACCTCCGATCTACTAACGATCGAGATACGCTCCGTGCGATGGAACCAACTGGGCATCGAACGGCTGCTAGCCTCCAGCGTACTGTTCTACTACGTCGAGTTTACCTTTCTCGATCTGTACGGCCATCTGCTGGAAACACCGCTCCCGGCCAAACTCATCACCGAAGACGGCGAAGTGCGGCAGAACCATAACTTCAACTTTCGAGTGGCGGTCGAACTGGGCACAACGCTGCACGCAGAACGTCGCGCAGTGCTGAAGAAAATGCTTCGCCCGGACGGTAACGATGCGGTACGGTTTGTAGTGGTGAACGAGAATCGTGCCTCCGGTCAGCACGCCTGCGAAGATATTGGATACGCTTCCGTCAAGCTGCGGAATGAGTTGCAGCAGCACCCCGGCGACGGTTCGGAGGAACTGGCGATCGATGTACCGATTTATGACTTTTTCCACGAGCATGACGAGCTGGGCATGTTGCGGATTGTGCTCGACAATGTGAAATTGCTCCAAGTGCTGATGGGTAATGAATCGTGA
- the LOC120961368 gene encoding 40S ribosomal protein S10a-like produces the protein MFIPKANRNAIYTALYKDGVLVARKDHRPSMHCELKTIPNLQVIVTLKSLISRNYVKEKLVWNTYYWTLTNEGIIYLRDCLHFPLEVVPATLIRRERAVRDSTNCKAVRQEGFVQRRDSEGREMYRRQPNRYVDKRGDVGSGTGELQFRGGFGRGNQYD, from the coding sequence ATGTTCATTCCGAAGGCAAACCGCAATGCGATCTACACGGCCCTGTACAAGGACGGAGTGCTGGTGGCCCGCAAGGACCATCGCCCGTCGATGCACTGcgagctgaaaacgatcccgAACCTGCAGGTCATAGTGACGCTGAAGTCGCTCATCTCACGCAATTACGTCAAGGAAAAGCTCGTCTGGAACACTTACTACTGGACGCTGACCAACGAGGGCATTATCTATCTGCGCGACTGTCTGCACTTTCCTCTCGAGGTGGTCCCTGCGACACTGATCCGGCGTGAGCGGGCTGTACGGGATAGCACCAACTGCAAGGCAGTACGCCAAGAAGGCTTCGTACAGCGTCGGGACTCCGAAGGGCGTGAGATGTACCGCCGGCAGCCGAATCGTTACGTGGACAAGCGTGGCGACGTTGGATCCGGTACCGGGGAGTTGCAGTTCCGCGGAGGATTTGGTCGTGGCAACCAGTACGATTAG